The Ostrinia nubilalis chromosome W unlocalized genomic scaffold, ilOstNubi1.1 SUPER_W_unloc_2, whole genome shotgun sequence genomic interval TTTTTAAGGTTCCGTAGTAAACTATGAACTTTAACTATGAACTATGAACTTCCGTAGTTAACTATGAACTACTTGACACTCGATTATCAATATTAAGAAAAAAGGTTTATATCCCCTGATTTGAGATAGTATGGCGCACTTAGCCGAAATTTGGTTTAAAATCATAGATTCTTCTAGAACGtggctataaaaaaaacaaagtgtTATGCGTTTCGTTGCTTGTTTTCTTATAATAATATATGTCTGTTTTTATTCTAATGCTTTATTATTGCGTTTTGTTAATACCAGGCGCACTTCCCCGATTTGTCGGTAAAGTGCGCCTAGGGTTcatgttttataattttgtgcTAAAATTCATTGTTTTACTGTTCAGATTCCAATGGCACGAaattggttgtagttgtaaaacATCACAGATCCTTTTGGTACGACAAGTGTCATTCGTGAACTTAAGTAACACAAGTTATATTGCACTAAAGTCAACTATGCAAAAAGTATGGCGCACTTTGCCCCCCTCACCTTACAcaagtcaacaaaaaaaaactttttttttgagtttgttatttaattgatattttctgATTGTCTACATCTAAAAGTACCCAGAGGCTCTATGCATAGcaaataaagtttgcttttgTGCATTTTACAATGAAAAAGTTAAAGCTGGTATTTTCGTCTAtccataaattaaaaaaataatggccAGTGAAAAATTCTCAGAGTAACTGAACGCCCACGAAAAACAATCGTGGCTCAGTCTTAAAGCAGTAATCCATGGATTTCTTGGCTATAAAAAAGCTGCAAACTATAAAGATCTAATTTCTAATATGCTTATTAGTTTCAAACTCATGGGTTGCAGAATGTCCCTTAAAGTACATATGCTAGATGCTCACTTAGAAGAGTTTAAAGataacttaggcccagaacagacggtgaaacgcaactgcaatgaaactgcaacttcctgatgaatgaaactgaaactgaaagtttcaaactggtcgcgtcatgtgtggtctctctacggacgctatggcagaaacttagatgcaactcaaaagtaactagcagtttcagtttcgttgcagttgcgtttcaccgtctgttctgggccttaggggCATATTCAGAAGAGCAAGGAGAACGGTTTCATCAAGATGTGATGAATTTTGAACAACATTATCAAGGACAATATAATGAAAACATGATGGGTGACATTTGGAGTCTAATACGTGAAAGTTCCTATATaaacagaagaaaaacaaaaaaatcttcatTTTTAAAGCTTCTTTCTGTttcattttaagtattttgACGTTTATCTTTATTGTTCTTTGTAAATAAAAGTGATTAACACATAAATTAAAGTTATATCTCTTGTTTTCGCATTTGATTGAATTACAATTATtcgattttcttaaaatttgaaatttcgtTCTAGTTGCTACAAAAGCAAACTTTATtagataaaagtattttttcctaGTTTAGTTAGacaaaactaaaacccaactacgacaaaaaacgacgctgaaaaagtataaaacaagattttcagaatactgaactgaacaaagttgctaatatagttgcatagtaattttcatgtttggaaaaccgcagtcacacgttgtcaaagtgctacggtaggtaggtactcgtatatgtaacgtgtgactacgcctttccaaacatgaaaattactatgcaactatattagcaactttgttcagttcagtattctgaaaatcttgttttatactttttcagcgtcgttttttgtcgtagttgggttttagtttttttactttttattatttgtactattttggtgataaagtgtatttgtggcgcataatattaccaaaagttaaattgatgaactaataagtagtaaagaagtaGTCAATCaccccatgaatacaggtaaagtcacaagcaaatgctagtaatatatatatattcaaaatgtacaagtaaagcgctttcaaatgataccaaacacggcatatttatcttaactttatttttttactctctatgttttgtccgctagagggcgccacattagattttgtgaaaccccatgtagcctataaccagcggacaattaagacgcttctaatgatatgtcatttgtcgaattctgataagtagtttagaagttacgagggtacacatgaacatacatacatacatacatacatagcctgtcaaaatcataaccctccttttgctttgccgtagtcgggtaaaaattaatcaaaatcagCACTACAGAACTCAGACTCAAAAATCGTGTTTACTTGtgttattcttcatactcctgggcaggttataggatacttaggaattcccacgggaacgggcattagcggtaaaatccttttgtatgaaaaatctaaaccgcttaagttagacgcttgaaatttggcaagcaggtaccttagtaaacttaaagcttagttacaacaggatattgcaaaattctcacgggaacgggagttagcgggaaaaaacatttgtatgaaaaaatctaaaccgcgtaagttagacgcttaaaatttggcatgcaggtaccttagtaaacttaaagcttagttacaacaggatattgcaaaattcccacgggaactggaattagcgggaaattccttttgtatgactgactcactgacatacccacgcacagcctaaacggctgaacgtaggcacttgaaatttataagggacgtagcttaggtaccgtagaggtgcactaagaaaggaattcccgaaattcccacaggaacaggaattaacgggaaaatccttttgtatgaaaaatctaaaccgcttaagttagacgcttgaaatttggcatgcaggtcccttagtaaacttaaagcttagttacaacaggatattgcgaaatgccaacgggaacgggagttagcgggaaaaaacatttgtatgaaaaaatctaaaccgcgtaagatagatgaagggggtaaaacgggatccacgcgtacgaagtcgcgggcggccgctagttgttaaTAAACACCTTCGCATTCATTCACACACTCACCTTCTTTTgcgcgaactctgttccgccttaaaggcaataaataagccatcgcaatttttccttatttgctcaccgtttagacctaccctggactacgacaaactttttaaaaccaaaatcagctccaTCGGCcgagccgttctcgagttttaatcagactaacgaacatcaattcatttttatttatatagatagataaatagATAAACACCTTCGCATTCATTCGCACACTCACCTTCTTCTGTACACACACAACCTATACGCTCACACTCATCATACACACGACACACACATTCACACTTCAGTCTTCTCTGTTAAGCTATGTAAGTTTAATGCATGCACGTCTATGTTATTACCTTATATAACGCCATTCGTTCCGGGGGTGAGGCCTGGTGACTCGTAGCACAGGTTTCTCTTTTGAAACCTATTTCAGGCACCAGTCCCTCGCACTTTAGGTTAGAAATCCTTGGcttaatttatattgtattgtgTACCTAAATTGTGAagggtaataaatattttttgatttttttgatttttttttgatcCTGTCAGTAGTATGTTATTGGGCGTTCTATCTCACATTCGGTCGGTCGCAGTTGCGACCTCACTCTGTGCGATAGATCGCCCAATAACACGATCGTAAGTAAACCATGCCTGTAGTAATGCAGAATAGAATATTCCATAAAGACTTGACTTACCTTCACACGGCTACTAGCACAACATCACCTTTTTCCTTGAGTCCACGCACTTTCGATCACATGACAAAACAAACCCAATTGGAATTTACAATTCCTTTTTAGAAATCTGTATACATGGGTCAGTTTGACGTATGCCCTTATACAGCGGTAGCACCATAGGTAAACCTTAAAACCATGCGGATGAGCAGCTTGCCTCGAGAGAACACACagaatttacttttatgtaattttcTGTACCAGCTTGGCTCATGACTCTCCATCcaacacgagtaaaaatgtTATACCAATAGCAGCTTACTGTTAGGTtacatccatgtatacgagaaCCTCAAATATGAGAATTATAAACCGATTGAGTTACACACTATAATATCTTGAGTGAGAGTCAATAATAATTCATAAGTTCTATAAGATTCGTATTCATGGGCCAATATGACGCATGCCCTTATACAGCGGTAGCACCATGGGTAAACCGTTCAACCATGTGGATGAGCCGATTGCCTCGAGAGAACACACAGAATTacagtatgtatgtatattctgTACCAGCTTGGCTCATGTCTCTCCATCCAACATAGGTAAAATGTTATACCAATGGCAGCTTACTGTTAGGTTACATCCAAGAATACAAAACCTAAAAGATATTCCTTATGAATTAATTAGGCTCCCACTATACACTACTAACACTTTCACACAAATTGACACAACTGACTATTGAAGGCGGAATATGCAATTTCAGCACTGTTGCGGTCCAAGTGCATAAACTGTAGcgattttgataattaaaattagcgAGCATCGTAAACAAATGAGTATTAAGACAATACTTTAAGtatttgtaaatttaaataTGTTAATAGTACGTACGAATGcaggttattaattaattctcaGCCATACATTAATAGTTATAGCATATTTATGATTTATCTTATAAATTGATAAGATTTTCCAAAAAGGAACTCATTAACTTATTAattcaacaaaataaaataataatatcaaccaaaaaataataagtttgtcTTTGTATATCTGTCTATGATTCTTTTAACTTGGACCAAACATACTTTGGTCTAACTTGAAGTCATAGTCAAAGAATAGTATGCAATCATTCAATATAGTCCATCATAGGTTGACTGGTAGTTCTAAAAAATAAGTTAAGAAtatcaactaaataaaatattaatcatatcTGCCTAATTTCTTATGACTTGGACCAAACGTAACTTCCATGTAACATGAAGTCATAGTCAAGGAGCTGTATGcaatcttttaatttaatccATCATAGGTTGACTAGTATACATTTTCATCTCAAAGCTTAgggtttatttaataaatataaatactaatttatttatttttatcatgcAATTATTCAtcacatatttttatcaatactttCATCATAATCCAtctttttgagaataaataagtGACGACATGACTTATCTTAAACATAAAATGAGAGaaaaaagctagtaatataatataaagtattggttacgttaaattaaaaatgatgtgacacattttaaaatttactttggtTTGCCGTCCCTGCAATGAACCTTGGCTCTTACACTATTATCAGAACGTCGACTAACATACCATTTTTGCTGTGTCAAACTGTAACATAAAGCGCAATGTTGCAATGCTGTTGTATTGACGTCACATTCTCATAATGCTTGAGCTCTTTGATTGCTATAAATACAAACCATACTGACGTGCTATAAAAATGATTACAAATCCATTTCTTTATATGATTTTATAGCTTGCACTGTGATGTAAGAATTATGTaaattgttaaattgcattattcaacTATAAATCTATTGAAATGGTCCGACATCCGGTTGCTAAGTTGATGATATTTTAACGAGTAAACAATTATACCATGGCTTTGTCTctttattaattaggtaattattgtaGTGAGGGATAAAAACCTGTTTTTATTCCCACATACCAACAACTATCAAACAAAAGTTATAAGGCAAAGAAGTCAAACCTAAGATGTAGATAGATAATTTatatactctttattgcacaccaaaaaAGTTGTTACGGTGTCGTATCGTTaaaaagcgatctcttccaacCAACCTTCAGAACATTACTACTACAGTACTAAAACATATTATATTGATTTACCAATAATTACGTAGGTAAAGTTTATTAACTATGTACTTCATTATTATGATCAATCGAATGAATTATGAGAACAAACCAAAACATTGTAAAACTAACTTTCGGAAGCGTAATAATTGCaatcaggctgagttgcaccattttatttaaactttaaaaatcgtcaaaaatctgtctcaaACTCCTGGTGTGGACAAACTGGTCATTGTCATAGTTAAGGTCATAGGTAAATTGGTGCAAATCAACCTTagtcttatattttatattaagtaaatcaagataattatcatgttatcatttcaagtttaatttaaaactaacaacgtcaaatattttgaaatgttaaatATACCCACAAAATCATGCAATATTTACTATGTTTTAGTTTAAATCAAATCGTGattttgtaattatatttaatttgtcTTCACCGTAGTATATTTTCATACAGGAATTCGCGTCATCGCCCCAGTTTTCGTAAATACCTGAGTGTGCATAAGCATTAGGCCCGGCGTGAACGCAATGCGCAAGCTGTATAAATCGACTGCAGAAagtgataatattttttcaataaatttcgaatattatgttacataaaaatatatgttcatgacacaaatattttgtattgagcgggaatcgaacatgCAACCTCTGTTATAGCGTACCGAACTACCGGTACGCCACTACTCCATAGGAGCATTGTTTTCTCGGTACGTAACGTTTGCGATGGGCCTAACCTTATTGCTGAATTATCAATATTTTCCCTTTAAATTTGGGGGCTCGCAGTATGAGCTTCATTCTGTATTTCGAAGTGCTTCAGAAGGAGGAACTAGCTCCAGTGACGTCACATCTTGAGTAAATTGTGAGTGTTCAATATgtgagtatattttttattttgactatttttaaCTGTGATATGTTTAGATTTGATGGAGAGATTCGTTAGTTTAGTTAATAGTTAGCCAAACATCATGTAAATCATGTTACtttaaagtttaatacattagcACTGAAGATTTAAAACTAACTTTAATGTTTTGCAGCGTTTGTCAAagtatatacatatttttgacgctgactataaaCTGTTGTTCGTTTACTATTCGTTGCAGAGTGTACTTTCATTGCACAGGATGGAAATTATGTGACTTTGAATTGTCATTATCTTTACAGGTCTGACTCAGAGTTTGAATCCACATTCGGTGGGAGTTCCACCTCCATCATCGCTAACCCTCGTAAACATACGAAGAAGAGGAAGACTGCGCCAACTTCATCAAGGTAAGTAATATAGTATGATCATTTTAATGTAACTAAcatagtatgatatttttattgtaacatagtatgattattttaatgtaactaCTAAAATTTTTaggagtatttattattaaatattctgTAGTATTATGTCTACATCTTTACATGCAATTACTTTGCTAAGGCAAAAATGTGTGATCAAAAAATGCAACCTCATAACgcaagtttattaatttatttcttattaatttcacaGATCAGACTCTGAGTGTGAAACTGTGCAGCCAGCAGCGCTGAAAAAGAAACCTGTAGCTTCTAGACCTCGGTGAGTATTAATTTGTTAAGCTTTATGCAGATATCATATCTGATGTTTTTCTACAAATGTTGTTTTCGATCTTTTTTATTgcctaataaattatatttaaacagagGACCTAATTAATAGGTATTTTCTACCAGCCAACTTACTAGACACATAATAGAGATAAACTAACTAGGCAGTGCAGTTAATAAGTTAGGTTAGATAGAAATACCGATTTGGAAAATACAAacaattgatattttaatacatGTACACTATTTTAAGTCGTAAATAAtgcttttaatgttttaattttcagaGCTCCAACGAAGAGTTCTACGGATCTGTTCGGGCTACTATCCGACGAAGACGAAAGTGTCGCCATCGAAAACTCTCAACGACTAAAAGTCGGTCGTCAGCAGCTGGACAGCAGCCTGACCTCGAAGGTGGCCAACGGTGTCGTGCGGCGAACGGTTCCGCTCGAGGGCGCTTATTACGTGGAGGTGCGTGTTTACAACACCAGGGACGCGCTCAAGACGCCGCCCGCGGATCGCTACAAGAAGACGCTGCACACGCTGAAGGTTCAGCTTAACACCGAAACATCGCAGTGGCGGGATCTTCAAAAATTTATGAAGACCACGAAGAAATTGTTTGAAGACCGCGAgccaatattttataataataaaataaactttaaatctTAGTTTTAAGTTAGTTAGTTCTATTCTGagaatgatttaaaataaatagcatctaatatattttttgttgcattttCCTATAGGCTTTTAAGTTTAGTCATATATGAACATCAAGAGTTAGACTCTCgttaattttctgttaaatCTTAAACCTAAATCTTCTTTTAGAATTTATAAGCCATAGTTTGTTGTATAATTCATAAATTGTGTAATTCCCGTTAACTGTACTACGTTATTGTTTACTAGTAAAATACCTAAAGACGTTATTTCAGCTTAAAGTGTATTGATAACATGCCTTTTTGTACTGCTTGTGGTACCCGCGTGGAAAATACGCATTGGATAGGTCACTTGAGGAGTAATGCGCACAAAAACAAATGTGCGGTTCCGGTAGAAGACGGAGTACTTAAGGTAACCTCTGCATTTAAAGGTCGTATTGCATCATTTAGAATTCCAGCAAATGTGGAACACGAGTCAACTTTACCGGATATATTTTTAAACAGTAAACGTGGAAAATTATGTAGTCTTATCGAAAAGTCGttaaaaaaatacgtaagtttaaagataaatattgaGTATTTTGCTAATTTCATTTTACTAAAAAATGATTCCCAAGACGTTAAATCTTTTGCCACTAAGAATATAACAATACATCGTAACTTTAACTGGAACCAAATATTTGACTCTGTTGTTAATAACTTGTGTAAAAAAGTTGAAGAATTTCAGGACCGTGACAGTGGGTGGGCCTTtctaaataacatttatgtagagattaatatcaataaattcGATCCTTTAAGTGGTTCAGGTTCTAGTTATATGGATTTgccattatatttaaaaaagaaaaaagcatGCATCAATATCCAAAACAAAGAtagcttttgttttttatggAGCGTTGTCGCAGCCCTGTATCCTGCAAAACGCAACGGAGATCGTCCATCGTCCTATCCTAATTTTCAAGACGTATTGAATATTGATGGTCTAAACTTCCCTGTTACTTTCACAGATATAAgaacatttgaaaaaaataatcaaaatatatccataaatgtatattcCTTAAAAAGTAATCGCATTGTGGGTCCAATTTACAGATCTGagtttaaaagaaaaacaaggatcaatttattattacttgaAAAGGGAAACAAATCGCActatgttttaataaaaaatttgtcACGTCTTGTTCGTACTCAAATAACAAAGCATCATGGCACGATATACTTTTGTGATGATTGTATGCTGTTTTTTTCGTCTGAAGAGAAACTTAATAGTCACACTTGTTGCGGTGTGACTACCGTGCTTCCGGAACATGGTAGTTGtcttcattttaaaaattttaatcggAAACAGGATGTTCCTTTTGTGGTGTACGCCGACTTTGAAACTCTACTTAAACCAATAACGACTTGTGAGCCTGATCCAAATTGTAGTTTTACGTTAAATCGTACACAACACATTCCAGCAGCTTTTGCTTATCGCATTGTTTGCTCATTTGATAGCAAACTTAATCGATTCATTTC includes:
- the LOC135087391 gene encoding uncharacterized protein LOC135087391, which encodes MSDSEFESTFGGSSTSIIANPRKHTKKRKTAPTSSRSDSECETVQPAALKKKPVASRPRAPTKSSTDLFGLLSDEDESVAIENSQRLKVGRQQLDSSLTSKVANGVVRRTVPLEGAYYVEVRVYNTRDALKTPPADRYKKTLHTLKVQLNTETSQWRDLQKFMKTTKKLFEDREPIFYNNKINFKS